In a single window of the Niabella ginsenosidivorans genome:
- the tssO gene encoding type VI secretion system TssO — translation MAQIVINAKERQQAFWKFLLLFILAMAFVLVAFYFDTLVPTKDNRMMRQQLNIFKLQEAAQDRFVQTMEETKVLIDSLRKPGAQKAYLNSVIGEKLRVLNNLQYKDSSMYSRLNKSVIDVFQRYLEASNTISDLGDAPRQVEALKAENAQLTRDYNDCNAQLRTLMNTAPLH, via the coding sequence ATGGCACAAATTGTAATCAATGCAAAAGAGCGCCAGCAGGCATTCTGGAAGTTTTTACTGCTGTTTATACTGGCTATGGCGTTTGTTTTAGTGGCTTTTTATTTTGATACCCTGGTGCCTACAAAGGATAACAGGATGATGCGCCAGCAACTGAATATCTTTAAGCTGCAGGAGGCTGCACAGGATCGTTTTGTGCAGACGATGGAGGAAACAAAGGTTCTGATCGATTCTTTAAGGAAACCGGGCGCTCAGAAAGCATATCTGAATTCTGTTATCGGCGAAAAGCTGAGGGTCTTGAACAACCTGCAATACAAGGACAGCAGCATGTATTCCCGGTTAAACAAAAGTGTTATTGATGTTTTCCAGCGTTACCTGGAAGCATCCAATACCATTTCAGATCTGGGAGATGCGCCCCGCCAGGTAGAAGCGTTAAAAGCTGAAAATGCACAATTGACACGTGATTATAACGACTGTAACGCACAGCTTCGTACGCTGATGAACACTGCCCCGCTGCATTAG
- a CDS encoding C40 family peptidase: MNYKFSLIILISTLLLSGCFLSKKGSKTASSKEDPYSSIIYVTDPKQDSIAKARAAQQHKRELLFHEDSLLKAKYARNMQIPPDSIRDVSLPLYRFIDNWIYTPYLWGGTTRKGIDCSAFVQRLLAEVYDVEVPRTSIQQYLTRNVIPFRGLDRLEEGDLIFFKTIDGNPITHVGLYLKNGYFINSASKGVTIANLRSAYWASKYVSCGRINLAKSTRIRNVSKN, translated from the coding sequence ATGAACTACAAATTTTCTTTAATCATTCTGATAAGCACCCTACTCTTAAGCGGCTGCTTTCTAAGCAAAAAGGGATCGAAAACAGCGTCCTCAAAAGAAGATCCCTATAGTTCTATTATTTATGTTACAGACCCCAAACAGGATTCTATTGCAAAGGCACGGGCAGCCCAGCAACATAAACGGGAGCTTCTTTTCCATGAGGATTCTTTGTTAAAGGCGAAATATGCCCGTAATATGCAGATTCCGCCGGACAGTATCCGCGATGTAAGCCTGCCGCTTTACCGTTTTATTGACAACTGGATTTATACTCCATACCTGTGGGGGGGCACTACCCGAAAGGGCATCGACTGCTCTGCATTTGTACAAAGGCTTTTGGCAGAAGTATACGATGTGGAAGTACCGCGCACTTCGATCCAGCAATACCTTACAAGGAATGTGATCCCATTCAGGGGCCTTGATCGTTTAGAGGAAGGGGATCTGATCTTTTTCAAGACCATTGACGGTAACCCCATCACCCATGTGGGCCTGTATCTTAAAAACGGTTATTTTATCAATTCCGCATCAAAAGGGGTAACAATAGCCAATTTAAGAAGCGCCTACTGGGCATCAAAATATGTTTCCTGCGGAAGGATCAACCTTGCAAAGTCCACACGTATCAGAAATGTATCAAAGAACTAA